The following proteins are co-located in the Apium graveolens cultivar Ventura chromosome 5, ASM990537v1, whole genome shotgun sequence genome:
- the LOC141659664 gene encoding putative xyloglucan endotransglucosylase/hydrolase protein 10, which yields MEYFIFLALPVFFIFNLIHISSASVVSTGNFNKDFFVSWSPNHVNTSADGRERSLKLDQESGTGFASNDMFLFGQIDMPIKLVPGYSAGTVVAFYLTSDQPNHDEIDFEFLGNVSGQPYILQTNVFADGFDNREERIYLWFDPTKDFHTYSILWNLHQIVFMVDFVPIRTYRNYADKGVPYPRWQPMSIKISLWDGNTWATRGGKDKIDWSEGPFITSFRNYKIDACVWKGNARFCRGESSANWWHKERFSSLSWTQRRWFKWVRKYHLIYDYCQDNKRFQNNLPKECSLPKY from the exons ATGGAATATTTCATTTTTCTTGCCTTGCCCGTgttttttattttcaatttgattcatATTTCATCAGCCTCAGTTGTTTCAACTGGAAACTTTAATAAAGATTTCTTTGTGTCATGGTCCCCTAATCATGTAAATACTTCTGCTGATGGCCGGGAACGAAGCTTGAAGCTTGATCAAGAATCAG GTACTGGATTTGCTTCCAACGATATGTTCTTGTTCGGACAAATTGACATGCCTATTAAGTTGGTACCAGGTTACTCTGCAGGAACAGTTGTAGCATTTTAT CTTACATCTGATCAGCCTAATCACGATGAAATAGACTTCGAGTTCCTTGGAAATGTGTCCGGACAGCCTTACATACTTCAAACCAATGTTTTTGCCGATGGCTTTGACAATAGAGAAGAACGAATATATTTGTGGTTTGATCCAACAAAAGACTTCCATACTTACTCCATCTTATGGAATCTTCATCAAATTGT GTTCATGGTGGATTTTGTTCCCATAAGGACATACAGAAATTATGCTGACAAGGGAGTTCCATATCCAAGATGGCAACCAATGAGCATCAAAATTAGTCTATGGGATGGCAACACGTGGGCAACACGAGGCGGAAAAGACAAGATCGACTGGTCAGAGGGTCCTTTCATAACCTCATTTAGAAACTACAAGATAGATGCTTGTGTGTGGAAAGGGAATGCAAGATTTTGCAGGGGAGAGAGCTCTGCAAATTGGTGGCATAAAGAGAGGTTTAGTTCGTTAAGTTGGACACAAAGAAGGTGGTTCAAGTGGGTCAGAAAATATCATCTAATCTATGATTATTGCCAAGATAATAAAAGATTCCAGAACAACCTTCCAAAGGAATGCTCTCTTCCCAAGTATTGA